The following coding sequences are from one Lolium rigidum isolate FL_2022 chromosome 6, APGP_CSIRO_Lrig_0.1, whole genome shotgun sequence window:
- the LOC124667868 gene encoding LEAF RUST 10 DISEASE-RESISTANCE LOCUS RECEPTOR-LIKE PROTEIN KINASE-like 2.4, producing MACSCKLLGASSLLFTASLLAIGADAAQPNPLRIAVYWGQNGREGTLADACSSGLYAYVMVSFLSTFGKGQTPELNLAGHCNPASGACRALSSDITACQSVGVKVLLSIGGGAGSYGLSSTKDAQSVATYLWDNFLGGNSSSRPLGRAVLDGVDFDIETGVSAYYDELATFMSQYSQPERKVYLTAAPQCSYPDASLGPALETGLFDNVWVQFYNNPQCEYPGGDLQGAWRIWTSSVQVSGGFYLSLPASKEAAGSGYVSPADLTSKVLPGVKAASNFAGIVVWDRYNDLVNGYTSQLRSKSNESGSGSGPIESPPPVVTRGRGPIGSPAQVAGGANSSSKKRIKTYVIAGTSSLVGVCLFLLTFCVWYKKYYGKGSKNTPRIESFLQKQGTSHPKRYAYPEVRRMTKSFAHKLGQGGFGAVYRGKLPDGHEIAVKILKDTQGDGEEFMNEVASISRTSHVNVVTLLGFCLQGSKRALIYEYMTNGSLERYTFGNSSAQDPNALSWERLYDIVLGIARGLEYLHRGCNTRIIHFDIKPQNILLDGDFCPKIADFGLAKLCKQKDSKISIGGARGTVGYIAPELFSRQYGAVSSKSDVYGYGMVVLEMVGARKQVSVSTDSSTKYFPQWIYDNLDEFCGTAGEIISSNATVLVRKMTLVGLWCIQLTPTDRPSMSEVLDMLESNSDDLQLPPKL from the exons ATGGCCTGCAGCTGCAAGCTTCTTGGCGCCTCCTCCCTGCTCTTCACGGCGTCCCTCCTCGCCATCGGCGCCGACGCAGCACAACCTAATCCCCTCCGGATCGCCGTCTACTGGGGCCAGAACGGTCGAGAGGGCACCCTTGCCGACGCCTGCAGCTCCGGCCTCTACGCGTACGTCATGGTCTCCTTCCTCAGCACCTTCGGCAAGGGCCAGACCCCGGAACTCAACCTCGCCGGACACTGCAACCCAGCCTCAGGTGCCTGCCGAGCCTTAAGCTCCGACATCACCGCGTGCCAGTCAGTCGGAGTCAAGGTGCTCCTCTccatcggcggcggcgccggcagtTACGGCCTGTCCTCCACCAAGGACGCCCAGAGCGTCGCCACCTACCTATGGGACAACTTCCTGGGCGGCAACTCGTCGTCCCGCCCGCTCGGCCGCGCCGTCCTGGACGGCGTCGACTTTGACATCGAGACCGGCGTGTCGGCGTACTACGACGAGCTGGCCACGTTCATGTCCCAGTACAGCCAGCCGGAAAGGAAGGTGTACCTGACGGCGGCGCCGCAGTGCTCGTACCCGGACGCGTCGCTGGGGCCGGCGCTCGAGACCGGGCTGTTCGACAACGTGTGGGTGCAGTTCTACAACAACCCGCAGTGTGAGTACCCGGGCGGCGACCTGCAGGGCGCGTGGAGGATCTGGACGAGCAGCGTGCAGGTCTCCGGGGGATTCTACCTGAGCCTGCCGGCCTCGAAGGAAGCGGCCGGGAGCGGGTACGTTTCGCCGGCCGACCTGACGTCCAAGGTGCTCCCCGGCGTGAAGGCCGCCAGCAACTTCGCCGGGATCGTGGTGTGGGACCGCTACAACGACCTGGTCAACGGATACACTTCTCAGTTGCGGAGCAAATCAAACGAGAGTGGCAGCG GGAGCGGGCCAATCGAATCGCCACCACCGGTAGTTACAAGAGGGCGCGGACCAATCGGATCACCAGCACAAGTTGCAGGGGGAGCTAACTCATCGTCGAAGAAGAGGATCAAAACAT ATGTAATAGCTGGAACCTCAAGCCTAGTTGGAGTATGCTTATTTCTCCTCACATTCTGTGTATGGTATAAGAAATACTATGGCAAGGGGTCAAAGAACACACCACGGATCGAGTCCTTCCTACAAAAGCAAGGGACTTCACACCCCAAACGATATGCTTACCCAGAAGTGAGAAGAATGACCAAATCTTTTGCTCACAAGCTTGGCCAAGGTGGCTTTGGAGCTGTCTACAGAGGCAAACTCCCTGATGGACATGAAATAGCTGTGAAGATCCTCAAGGACACTCAGGGTGATGGGGAGGAATTCATGAATGAAGTGGCTAGCATTAGTAGAACCTCTCATGTCAATGTTGTCACCCTCTTGGGATTCTGCTTGCAAGGCTCGAAAAGAGCTCTCATCTACGAGTACATGACCAACGGCTCACTCGAGAGATACACTTTTGGCAACAGTTCTGCTCAAGATCCTAATGCCCTAAGCTGGGAAAGACTCTATGACATTGTTCTCGGCATTGCTCGAGGACTTGAGTACCTTCATCGAGGGTGTAACACTCGCATCATACATTTTGATATCAAGCCTCAGAACATTCTACTGGATGGAGACTTCTGCCCAAAGATAGCTGATTTTGGGTTAGCAAAATTATGCAAGCAAAAGGACAGCAAAATCTCTATCGGTGGAGCAAGAGGAACAGTAGGATACATAGCACCTGAGCTGTTCTCAAGGCAGTACGGAGCGGTGAGCAGCAAATCTGATGTGTACGGTTACGGGATGGTGGTTCTTGAGATGGTTGGAGCAAGGAAACAGGTCAGTGTTAGTACAGATAGCAGCACAAAATACTTTCCTCAGTGGATATATGACAACTTGGATGAGTTCTGTGGCACCGCTGGCGAGATTATTAGTAGCAATGCCACGGTGCTGGTGAGGAAGATGACTCTGGTTGGGCTCTGGTGCATACAGTTAACACCCACGGATCGACCGTCTATGAGCGAAGTCCTGGACATGTTGGAAAGCAACAGCGACGACTTGCAGCTGCCACCAAAATTGTAG